In one Juglans regia cultivar Chandler chromosome 11, Walnut 2.0, whole genome shotgun sequence genomic region, the following are encoded:
- the LOC108991311 gene encoding probable LRR receptor-like serine/threonine-protein kinase At4g36180, which yields MATFSFFFFFFFLFTMPYFIAILSSAQRSGKSLSEIQALTAFKAGLYDPLGALDGWDSSTPTAPCDWRGIVCYENRVRELRLPRLGLRGRVSDRLADLRELRKLSLHSNGFNGSIPSSLAQCALLRAVYLHYNSFSGTLPPSIFNLTNLQVLNVAHNLLSGRIPVYVSQSLRYLDLSSNAFSGEIPSNFSVKSQLQLINLSYNRFLGQVPARIGELQELEYLWMDSNKLYGTLPSAIANCSSLIHLSAEDNALRGLIPATIGAIPRLQVLSLSRNEFSGSVPASLFCSIASANHSFSLRIVQLGFNALTGIVKPPNGKCLSVMEVLDLKENQIHGLFPTWLTNVTTIRAMDLSGNFFSSTLPVEIGNLLRVEELRVANNSLTGEVPSEIVKCSSLRVLDLEGNRFSGLVPGFFGGLGSLKVLSLGRNMFSGSIPLELGRLSELEMLNLSDNNLTGNVPEEIMRLSNLSALYLSNNRLSGEVLSNIGDLSNLQILNLSLCGFSGSVPASVGSLMKLAVLDLSKQNLSGELPIELFGLPSLQVVALEDNHLSGDVPEGFSSLVSLQYLNLTSNAFTGEIPATYGFLQSLVVLSASRNRISGIIPPELGNCSDLEVLELRSNRLEGHIPGDISRLSRLKELDLGQNRLTGEIPDELSKCSSLTSLLLDANHIAGHIPDSLSNLSKLTMLNLSSNRLSGSIPASLSRISGLRYLNLSSNDLEGEIPKMLGTRFNDPAVFATNRNLCGKPLNRECANVRRKKKKRLILFIVVAVVGACLLTFCCCGYIYGLLRWRKKLREGATGEKKRSPGRASSGGERGRGSGENGGPKLVMINNKITVAETLEATRQFDEENVLSRGRFGLIFKASFQDGMVLAIRRLPDGSIDDNTFRKEAESLGKVKHRNLTVLRGYYAGPPDLRLLVYDYMPNGNLATLLQEASHQEGHVLNWPMRHLIALGIARGIAFLHSVSIVHGDVKPQNVLFDADFEAHLSEFGLDRLTIATPAEASSSSTPIGSLGYVSPEAALTGQATREADVYSFGIVLLEILTGRKPVMFTQDEDIVKWVKRQLQRGQVSELLEPGLLELDPESSEWEEFLLGVKVALLCTAPDPLDRPSMTDIVFMLEGCRVGPEIPSSADPTSLPSPA from the coding sequence ATGGCAACGtttagtttcttcttctttttcttcttcctcttcactaTGCCGTACTTCATCGCCATCTTATCCTCTGCGCAACGCAGCGGCAAAAGTTTGTCGGAGATCCAAGCATTAACGGCCTTCAAAGCTGGTCTCTACGATCCGTTGGGGGCATTGGACGGCTGGGATTCGTCCACCCCGACGGCGCCTTGTGACTGGCGTGGCATTGTGTGTTATGAAAATCGAGTCCGCGAGCTCCGCTTGCCTCGTCTCGGACTCCGTGGTCGGGTCAGTGACCGACTCGCTGACTTGCGAGAGCTGCGCAAGCTTAGCCTCCACTCCAATGGCTTCAACGGCTCCATACCTTCGTCGCTCGCCCAATGCGCTCTCCTACGCGCCGTTTACCTTCACTACAACTCGTTTTCTGGTACCCTGCCGCCGTCCATATTTAACCTCACCAATCTCCAAGTACTCAACGTCGCTCACAACCTCCTGTCTGGAAGAATCCCCGTATATGTATCGCAGAGTCTCAGGTACCTCGATTTATCGTCGAACGCATTCTCCGGCGAAATACCGTCGAACTTCTCTGTGAAATCTCAGCTCCAACTTATCAACTTATCGTACAACCGGTTTTTGGGTCAAGTCCCGGCGAGAATAGGAGAGCTTCAGGAGCTTGAGTATCTCTGGATGGACTCGAACAAATTGTACGGGACTCTGCCTTCGGCTATTGCAAACTGTTCCTCCCTCATACATCTCAGTGCTGAAGACAATGCGCTAAGAGGTCTGATCCCGGCGACCATCGGAGCGATACCGAGGCTTCAGGTGCTATCATTATCGCGCAATGAATTCTCAGGTTCGGTCCCCGCATCTTTGTTCTGCAGCATTGCGTCAGCCAACCACTCGTTTTCGCTTAGGATTGTTCAGCTGGGTTTTAATGCACTCACGGGCATAGTTAAGCCGCCAAATGGGAAATGTTTAAGCGTCATGGAGGTATTGGACCTTAAAGAGAATCAAATACATGGTCTGTTTCCGACGTGGTTGACCAATGTGACGACAATAAGGGCAATGGATCTTTCTGGGAACTTCTTTTCGAGTACGCTACCGGTTGAGATTGGCAATCTTTTGAGGGTAGAGGAGCTTAGAGTGGCGAATAATTCACTCACTGGCGAGGTTCCTAGCGAGATTGTGAAATGCAGTTCGTTACGGGTACTTGATCTTGAAGGGAACCGATTTTCGGGTTTGGTTCCTGGTTTTTTTGGAGGACTAGGGAGCTTAAAGGTGTTATCGTTAGGAAGAAATATGTTCTCCGGTTCAATCCCACTGGAACTTGGAAGGCTCTCCGAGCTTGAAATGTTGAACTTGAGCGACAACAATCTCACAGGGAATGTACCGGAGGAGATAATGCGTCTGAGCAATTTGAGTGCTTTATATCTTAGCAACAACAGGCTCTCCGGAGAAGTTTTATCTAATATCGGGGACTTGAGTAACTTGCAGATTCTCAACCTGAGTCTCTGCGGATTTTCGGGGAGCGTTCCTGCTAGTGTTGGGAGTTTGATGAAGCTAGCAGTTCTTGACTTGAGTAAACAAAACCTATCCGGAGAGTTGCCCATTGAGCTCTTTGGGTTACCAAGCCTACAGGTTGTTGCTCTAGAAGATAACCACTTATCTGGGGATGTTCCTGAAGGTTTCAGCAGCTTGGTTAGTCTACAATATTTGAATCTCACGTCAAATGCCTTTACTGGTGAGATTCCCGCAACATATGGATTTCTTCAATCACTAGTTGTTCTCTCCGCATCACGCAATCGTATTTCGGGTATAATCCCCCCAGAACTCGGTAATTGTTCTGATCTTGAAGTGCTTGAGCTTCGCTCTAATCGTTTGGAGGGGCACATACCAGGTGATATTTCTCGCTTATCTCGTTTGAAGGAGCTTGATTTGGGTCAAAATAGATTAACGGGTGAAATCCCAGATGAGCTCTCCAAATGCTCGTCTCTGACTTCTCTGTTATTGGACGCAAATCACATTGCAGGTCATATACCTGACTCATTGTCCAATTTATCGAAGCTAACAATGTTAAATCTTTCCTCTAACAGATTGAGTGGATCCATTCCCGCAAGTCTTTCACGTATTTCTGGTTTGAGATACTTAAATTTGTCTAGCAACGACCTGGAAGGTGAAATTCCAAAAATGTTGGGTACTCGTTTCAATGATCCTGCTGTTTTTGCCACGAATAGAAATCTATGTGGGAAGCCCTTGAATAGAGAGTGTGCAAATgtgagaaggaaaaagaagaagagactgATTCTATTTATCGTCGTGGCTGTAGTTGGGGCATGCCTTTTGACATTCTGCTGTTGTGGCTATATCTACGGCCTCTTACGTTGGCGCAAGAAGCTTAGAGAAGGGGCAACTGGGGAGAAGAAACGGAGCCCGGGTCGTGCAAGCTCAGGAGGTGAAAGGGGTCGTGGTAGTGGAGAAAATGGAGGGCCAAAACTGGTCATGATCAATAACAAAATCACAGTTGCAGAGACATTGGAAGCAACAAGACAATTCGATGAGGAAAACGTCCTGAGCAGAGGAAGATTTGGTCTTATATTTAAGGCATCTTTCCAAGATGGAATGGTGCTAGCAATCCGTCGCCTTCCCGACGGGTCCATCGACGACAACACTTTCCGCAAAGAAGCAGAATCGCTCGGTAAAGTGAAGCATCGAAACCTAACTGTTCTGCGTGGCTATTACGCAGGGCCACCCGATCTAAGGCTCCTCGTCTACGACTACATGCCCAATGGAAACCTTGCCACTCTCCTCCAAGAGGCATCTCACCAGGAAGGGCACGTACTCAACTGGCCAATGCGTCACCTCATTGCACTTGGCATTGCTCGCGGGATAGCTTTCTTGCACTCGGTCTCGATAGTCCACGGTGACGTCAAGCCTCAAAATGTTCTCTTCGACGCTGATTTTGAAGCCCATTTATCTGAATTCGGCCTAGACCGACTAACCATCGCAACTCCAGCAGAAGCATCTTCCTCGTCCACCCCGATCGGGTCCTTAGGCTATGTATCACCAGAAGCAGCTTTGACCGGGCAAGCCACGAGGGAAGCGGATGTGTACAGTTTCGGAATCGTATTGTTAGAGATTCTAACGGGAAGGAAGCCGGTGATGTTCACACAAGACGAAGACATCGTGAAGTGGGTGAAAAGGCAATTGCAGAGGGGCCAGGTCTCGGAGCTGCTTGAACCGGGTTTGCTCGAGCTGGACCCGGAGTCATCGGAGTGGGAAGAATTCCTATTGGGAGTGAAAGTAGCATTGCTTTGCACAGCACCCGATCCACTCGACAGACCATCAATGACCGACATTGTGTTCATGCTTGAAGGCTGCCGGGTCGGACCCGAAATCCCTTCCTCAGCCGATCCCACCTCGCTGCCCTCACCAGCCTGA
- the LOC108991355 gene encoding protein ACCUMULATION AND REPLICATION OF CHLOROPLASTS 6, chloroplastic: MEALSPLGFGLRATPGLLVPLPLLRKSHKLIPSSSSGGGGASLSTTCSASKWADRLIADFQFIADPSDHPISSNTATLPPPSLAPPDRHVSIPIDFYRVLGAETHFLGDGIRRAYEARVSKPPPYGFSDDALISRRQILQGACETLLNPASRRDYNQGLAEDEHGTILTQIPWDKVPGALCVLQEAGETELVIQIGESLLRERLHKSFKQDIVLVLALAYVDMSRDAMALTPPDFIRGCEVLGRALKLLQEEGASSLAPDLQAQIDETLEEITPRCVLELLDLPLGDEYRSRREEGLHGVRNILWAVGGGGAAIIAGGFARDDFLNEAFLRMTTAEQVDLYAATPPTVPAECFEVYGVALALVAQAFVGKKPHLIKDADNLFQKLQQAQVTALDNSVLSYSSKGNPEIDFALERGLCSLLVGELDECRSWLGLDSDNSPYRNPSVVDFVLENSNDDYDKDLPGLCKLLETWLMEVVFPRFRDTKDIQFKLGDYYDDPKVLRYLERLEGADGSPLAAAAAIVRIGAEATAVLDHVKASAIQTLQKVFPLGHRDQSAGNQEDKDINHFFPAVESEEPLEESDQDDSAKNAEISGRNGTGETREEESITDKIKDASVKIMCAGVVIGLMTSVGLKYLPARNGLSIQRKVGSAMASNAVSAGFSGDEKAGEESPKMDARIAEGLVRKWQNIKSLAFGPDHCLDRLPEVLDGEMLKIWTDRAAEIAQLGWFYEYSVLNLAIDSVTVSVDGQRAVVEATLEESAHLTDVEHPEQNASNTRTYTARYGMSRSNPGWKITEGAVLES, from the exons ATGGAAGCCTTGAGCCCCCTAGGCTTTGGCCTCCGTGCCACTCCAGGCCTCCTAGTACCCCTTCCACTCCTTCGAAAATCCCACAAACTCataccctcctcctcctccggtGGCGGCGGCGCTAGTCTTTCGACCACCTGTTCCGCCAGCAAATGGGCCGACCGTCTCATAGCCGACTTCCAATTTATCGCCGACCCCTCCGACCATCCTATCTCGTCAAACACCGCCACTCTCCCTCCCCCTTCACTCGCTCCACCAGACCGCCACGTCTCCATCCCTATCGACTTCTATCGAGTCCTCGGAGCCGAGACGCATTTTCTGGGTGATGGTATCCGGCGAGCATATGAAGCTAGGGTTTCGAAGCCTCCCCCGTATGGGTTCAGCGATGACGCATTGATCAGCCGGCGGCAAATTCTTCAAGGCGCTTGCGAAACCCTATTGAACCCAGCTTCACGAAGAGATTACAATCAAGGCCTCGCGGAGGACGAACACGGAACAATTCTCACCCAAATCCCCTGGGATAAG GTTCCTGGCGCTTTGTGCGTCTTGCAAGAGGCCGGAGAGACGGAGTTGGTTATTCAAATTGGAGAGAGTTTGCTTAGAGAGAGGCTGCACAAATCGTTCAAGCAAGATATTGTCTTGGTGTTGGCACTCGCTTATGTCGACATGTCGAGGGACGCAATGGCATTGACTCCGCCGGACTTCATTCGGGGTTGCGAGGTACTTGGGAGGGCTTTGAAGCTCTTGCAG GAAGAAGGGGCCAGTAGTCTTGCACCAGATTTACAAGCGCAGATTGACGAGACATTGGAAGAGATCACTCCACGATGTGTACTGGAGCTGCTAGACTTACCACTTGGTGACGAGTACCGATCAAGAAGGGAAGAGGGTCTCCATGGTGTGCGTAACATTTTGTGGGCTGTTGGAGGAGGGGGAGCAGCTATTATTGCTGGAGGATTCGCGCGTGACGATTTCCTGAATGAGGCATTTTTGCGCATGACGACTGCTGAGCAG GTCGATTTATATGCAGCCACACCACCTACTGTCCCAGCTGAATGTTTTGAAGTTTATGGAGTAGCGCTTGCACTTGTTGCACAAGCCTTTGTTGGTAAAAAACCTCATCTCATTAAAGACGCTGATAATCTGTTCCAAAAACTTCAGCAGGCTCAGGTGACAGCTCTTGATAATTCAGTCCTTTCCTATTCATCCAAAGGAAACCCTGAGATAGACTTTGCATTGGAGAGGGGCCTTTGTTCACTGCTTGTAGGGGAGCTTGATGAGTGTCGCTCATGGTTGGGCTTGGACAGCGATAATTCACCTTACAGAAATCCGTCTGTTGTAGATTTTGTGTTGGAGAATTCAAATGATGACTATGACAAGGATCTTCCTGGGCTTTGTAAACTGTTGGAGACGTGGTTGATGGAGGTGGTTTTTCCTAGATTTAGAGACACTAAAGACATACAGTTCAAGCTTGGGGATTACTATGATGATCCTAAAGTCCTGAGATATTTGGAAAGGCTGGAGGGTGCAGATGGCTCACCCTTAGCTGCAGCAGCAGCGATTGTGAGGATTGGTGCTGAGGCTACTGCAGTTCTTGATCACGTAAAGGCTAGTGCAATTCAGACATTGCAGAAGGTGTTCCCTCTTGGTCACAGAGACCAGAGTGCAGGAAATCAAGAAGATAAGGACATCAATCACTTTTTTCCTGCTGTAGAAAGTGAGGAGCCTCTGGAAGAATCTGATCAAGACGATTCTGCCAAAAATGCTGAGATCTCTGGACGCAATGGGACTGGTGAAACACGTGAAGAAGAATCAATTACCGACAAAATTAAAGATGCAAGTGTGAAGATCATGTGCGCCGGTGTGGTCATTGGACTAATGACTTCTGTTGGCTTGAAGTATTTACCAGCTAGAAATGGCTTGTCCATCCAACGGAAAGTTGGTTCAGCAATGGCATCCAATGCTGTCAGTGCAG GGTTTTCCGGAGATGAAAAGGCTGGGGAGGAATCACCCAAAATGGATGCAAGAATTGCAGAAGGTCTAGTTCGCAAATGGCAGAACATTAAATCTCTAGCATTTGGACCTGATCATTGCCTAGACAGATTGCCAGAG GTTTTGGACGGTGAGATGTTGAAGATATGGACAGATCGTGCGGCTGAAATTGCCCAACTTGGTTGGTTCTATGAGTACAGTGTGTTGAACCTCGCAATTGACAGCGTCACAGTCTCAGTAGATGGGCAGCGAGCTGTGGTTGAAGCAACTCTCGAGGAGTCGGCCCACCTAACCGATGTGGAGCATCCGGAGCAGAATGCCTCCAACACCAGGACCTATACAGCTAGATACGGAATGTCGCGTTCCAACCCAGGATGGAAAATTACTGAAGGAGCTGTGCTCGAATCATAA
- the LOC108991327 gene encoding kinesin-like protein KIN-7E: MSEQEVVTMQGRDMPRWSGQEERIFVSVRVRPLNEKETASNDVIDWECINNNAIRFKHTLPDRAMFPTAYTFDRVFGTDSPTKKVYEEGARDVALSAVGGINSSIFAYGQTSSGKTYTMTGITEHAMADIYDYIDGHKEREFVLKFSAMEIYNEAVRDLLRSDGAALRLLDDPEKGTVVERLTEVTLRDWKHLQELLAVCEAERKIGETSLNETSSRSHQILRLTIESSAREYIGARNSRTLAAQLNFVDLAGSERTSQTLAAGTRLKEGAHINRSLLTLGTVIRKLSKGRTGHIPYRDSKLTRILQNSLGGNARTAIVCTMSPARSHVEQSRNTLLFANCAKEVTTNAQVNVLMTDKALVKQLQRELARLEGEMKNLAMGPKTTDVSALLKEKDLKIEKMDQEIQELTRQCELARARAETRRQLTREDQVSGTNEYPVLEPSALANPCFDQVNPRTCRPNYNKHYQQFAENPENFLWDIKSSSPDPYEGWEETAGIDYEKSEDSCKEVRCIEVDEPRMDQKIEAPLFLSSPEERIGHLFLREVVNADAVTSPQKGPMEEMNEEVMSPQKRSKKATDEDAVPYPHIRSENITNEDAVSYPHKRSESFMNEDAVSYPHIRSEKITNEDAVSYPQKRSESFMNEDALSSPENGSRDPGDVNDSAYDDLKQKIQSMQKAISCLISFCPSEQSPSHSEANTFRSRSMNFGRSRSCRAVVMPIRPAAFEDLPGRPACPQKTLSAPRISASYGNLSRKDSQISLTSAFTEAQNSDKSDDSEDARSVLSYATVANEEAHPQSKKRFGDLVRISTAPANYDRRNNGKDAGWAEVQGALQPGSNWYAEFERQRREIIELWDECNVPLVHRTYFFLLFEGDPSDAVYMEVELRRLSFLKATFSHGTLTVNKSETLTPASSAKALHLERKMLSRKVQKKFSKKERERLYQRWGIGLNSKRRSLQLACCLWTETKDMDHLRKSAALVAGLVGKPGQACKETFGLSFLSQQPVSRKSFPWKHGLSYLS, encoded by the exons ATGAGTGAGCAGGAGGTGGTAACAATGCAAGGCCGGGATATGCCGAGATGGAGTGGACAAGAAGAGAGAATCTTCGTATCGGTGAGGGTGAGGCCTCTGAATGAGAAAGAAACTGCGTCGAACGATGTGATCGATTGGGAATGCATCAATAACAATGCCATCAGATTCAAGCACACCCTGCCGGACCGGGCCATGTTTCCCACTGCCTATACATTTG ATCGAGTATTTGGGACTGACAGCCCCACAAAGAAGGTGTATGAAGAAGGAGCCAGAGACGTTGCCCTTTCAGCAGTCGGTGGTATTAATT CAAGCATTTTCGCATACGGGCAAACCAGCAGTGGAAAGACCTACACCATGACTGGAATTACAGAACATGCAATGGCAGATATATATGACTACATAGATGGg CATAAAGAAAGAGAGTTTGTGTTGAAGTTCTCTGCCATGGAGATATACAATGAAGCCGTTAGAGATCTTCTGAGGTCGGACGGTGCTGCACTTAGACTTTTAGATGATCCAGAG AAAGGTACAGTTGTTGAGAGACTTACAGAGGTGACTTTGAGGGACTGGAAACATCTGCAGGAGCTCCTTGCCGTATGTGAAG CTGAAAGAAAGATAGGAGAGACCTCTCTAAATGAAACTAGTTCCAGATCTCATCAGATTTTGCGATTG ACAATTGAAAGCTCTGCTCGTGAATATATAGGCGCCCGAAATTCAAGAACTCTTGCAGCTCAACTG AATTTTGTTGACCTTGCTGGAAGTGAGCGTACTTCTCAGACATTAGCAGCTGGTACAAGATTGAAAGAAGGTGCCCACATAAATCGCAGTTTACTGACTCTGGGAACTGTAATCCGAAAATTAAG CAAAGGAAGAACTGGGCATATTCCTTATAGGGACTCCAAGCTAACACGCATTCTGCAGAACTCCCTCGGAGGCAATGCCAGAACAGCCATCGTCTGCACCATGAGCCCTGCCCGCAGTCACGTTGAGCAATCAAGAAACACCCTCTTGTTTGCAAATTGTGCTAAAGAGGTGACTACTAATGCACAGGTTAACGTGTTGATGACCGATAAGGCATTGGTAAAGCAACTGCAAAGAGAACTGGCTAGACtggagggtgagatgaaaaatttagcAATGGGTCCCAAGACAACTGATGTTTCCGCTTTACTGAAGGAGAAAGATCTCAAGATTGAAAAG ATGGATCAAGAGATTCAAGAATTGACTAGGCAATGTGAGCTTGCTCGTGCTCGGGCTGAGACTAGAAGGCAATTAACTAGAGAAGATCAGGTTTCAGGAACTAATGAATATCCCGTATTAGAACCATCAGCATTAGCCAATCCTTGTTTCGACCAAGTAAATCCCAGAACATGCAGACCCAATTACAATAAGCATTACCAACAATTTGCCGAGAATCCTGAAAACTTTCTGTGGGATATCAAGTCTTCCAGTCCTGATCCGTATGAGGGCTGGGAGGAGACTGCCGGAATAGATTATGAGAAATCTGAAGATAGCTGCAAGGAAGTTCGATGCATTGAAGTGGATGAACCGCGAATGGATCAAAAAATAGAAGCTCCTCTGTTCTTATCTAGTCCTGAAGAAAGAATTGGACACTTATTCTTGAGAGAGGTAGTGAATGCAGATGCTGTAACATCCCCACAGAAGGGACCTATGGAGGAAATGAATGAAGAAGTAATGTCACCACAGAAGAGATCTAAGAAGGCTACGGATGAAGATGCAGTACCATATCCACATATAAGATCTGAGAATATTACGAATGAAGACGCAGTATCATATCCACATAAACGATCTGAGAGTTTTATGAATGAAGATGCAGTATCATATCCACATATAAGATCTGAGAAGATTACTAATGAAGATGCAGTATCATATCCACAGAAAAGATCTGAGAGTTTTATGAATGAAGATGCATTATCATCCCCGGAGAATGGGTCTCGGGATCCGGGTGATGTCAATGATTCCGCTTATGATGATCTGAAGCAAAAAATTCAGAGCATGCAAAAGGCCATCAGCTGTCTTATTAGTTTCTGTCCGTCAGAGCAATCTCCAAGTCACTCTGAAGCAAACACATTCCGCTCTAGAAGCATGAACTTCGGTAGAAGCAGAAGTTGCAGGGCAGTTGTCATGCCTATACGACCTGCTGCGTTTGAGGACTTGCCTGGAAGACCAGCGTGCCCTCAGAAAACGCTTTCTGCACCGAGGATTAGTGCCAGCTATGGGAACTTGTCTAGAAAAGATTCTCAAATTTCTCTAACCAGTGCTTTCACAGAAGCACAGAACAGCGACAAGTCTGATGATTCAGAGGATGCTAGAAGCGTCCTAAGTTATGCTACAGTAGCGAATGAAGAGGCCCACCCTCAATCCAAGAAACGATTTGGTGATTTG GTACGAATTAGCACTGCACCCGCCAACTATGATCGCAGGAACAATGGAAAGGATGCTGGGTGGGCTGAAGTGCAGGGTGCTCTGCAGCCTGGTTCTAATTGGTACGCCGAATTTGAGAGGCAGCGAAGAGAAATAATTGAACTCTGGGATGAGTGCAATGTGCCGTTGGTTCATAGAACctatttcttccttctcttcgaAGGTGATCCTTCAGACGCTGTGTACATGGAAGTAGAGCTCAGACGGCTGTCCTTTCTCAAGGCTACTTTTTCGCATGGAACTCTTACGGTGAATAAGAGTGAAACTCTCACACCAGCTTCAAG TGCGAAGGCTCTCCATCTGGAGAGGAAAATGTTGAGCAGGAAAGTGCAAAAGAAATTCTCAAAGAAGGAACGAGAACGCCTTTACCAGAGGTGGGGTATTGGGCTGAACTCAAAGCGGAGGAGCCTACAATTAGCATGCTGCTTATGGACGGAAACGAAGGACATGGACCATCTGAGGAAGAGTGCTGCACTTGTTGCAGGCTTGGTGGGAAAGCCAGGTCAAGCATGCAAAGAGACATTTGGACTCAGCTTCTTATCCCAACAACCTGTATCCCGGAAATCGTTTCCATGGAAACACGGTCTCTCTTATCTCTCGTAA